The following are encoded together in the Scytonema millei VB511283 genome:
- a CDS encoding glycosyltransferase family 4 protein, translating to MISDRLPKQDNSVATPARIDCVGMGWFPHAPGGLDRYVYELTHHLAAAGDRVTLYGLGLPILDNSAVELVNLAAPDRPLWQRLWSTRCNFAERQLQQPDAINLNFALYSLPLLQSLPKGVPITFTFHGPWALESAQEGGGQLSVLLKQHLVEKTVYRRCDRFIVLSRAFGEILHQTYQVPWHKINVIPGGVDLQRFQPNLSRQQARTHLNFPSDRLILFAPRRLVHRMGLDKLLQALAQIKPKIPDVWLAIAGKGPLKPVLEQQVAEMELQEHVKFLGFLPDEQLPIAYQAADLCVMPSQSLEGFGLTVLESLACGTPVLCTPIGGMPEILAPFSPELIADTSEATAIARRLAELLTDPSSLPSRDACRQYAATHFDWQKIVLQVRQVLLR from the coding sequence ATGATATCAGATCGTTTGCCAAAACAAGATAACTCTGTAGCTACACCTGCACGTATTGACTGCGTTGGTATGGGGTGGTTTCCGCACGCGCCAGGAGGACTAGACCGCTACGTATACGAACTAACGCATCATCTAGCTGCGGCAGGCGATCGCGTTACCCTATATGGTCTGGGTTTGCCAATACTAGATAACTCAGCAGTAGAGTTAGTCAATTTAGCTGCACCCGACCGTCCCCTCTGGCAGCGATTATGGTCAACTCGTTGTAACTTTGCCGAGCGGCAATTGCAGCAGCCAGACGCAATTAACCTGAATTTTGCTCTGTACAGTTTGCCGTTATTGCAGAGTTTACCGAAGGGCGTACCAATAACCTTCACTTTCCACGGTCCTTGGGCATTAGAAAGCGCTCAGGAAGGCGGCGGTCAACTGAGCGTGTTGCTAAAACAGCACTTGGTAGAAAAAACGGTTTATCGTCGTTGCGATCGCTTTATCGTTCTCAGCCGTGCCTTTGGCGAGATTTTGCATCAAACATATCAAGTTCCGTGGCACAAAATTAATGTCATTCCAGGTGGGGTTGACTTACAACGCTTCCAGCCCAACTTATCGCGGCAACAAGCTCGGACTCATTTAAACTTTCCTTCAGACCGATTGATTCTATTCGCGCCCCGTCGCTTAGTTCACCGCATGGGTTTAGACAAGTTACTGCAAGCCCTGGCACAAATTAAGCCAAAAATTCCTGATGTCTGGTTGGCTATAGCTGGTAAAGGACCGCTCAAACCAGTTTTAGAACAACAAGTGGCAGAGATGGAACTGCAAGAACACGTAAAATTTCTAGGTTTTTTACCAGACGAGCAATTACCGATCGCTTACCAAGCAGCAGATCTTTGTGTCATGCCCAGCCAATCATTGGAAGGTTTTGGTTTAACAGTTTTAGAATCTCTTGCTTGCGGTACTCCCGTGTTATGCACTCCTATAGGCGGAATGCCAGAAATTTTAGCTCCCTTTTCACCAGAATTAATTGCTGATACAAGCGAGGCAACTGCGATCGCTCGGAGATTGGCAGAATTACTGACCGATCCAAGTTCGTTACCTTCTAGAGATGCTTGTCGGCAATATGCTGCAACTCATTTTGATTGGCAGAAGATCGTATTACAAGTGCGCCAAGTCTTGTTAAGATAA
- a CDS encoding glycosyltransferase, with the protein MIANFLHRLGYYFNFIVGKIRGRINRIKVASFKPEGIAKGNALISYNLDPFLAKSSEAVCNKHTHHWETVEMVKILLDLGYCVDVITLFNDLFIPKKKYSIVLDSRHNLERLAPLLDRDCIRILYADTAHIIFHNAAECNRLYALQQRRGVTLRNNRFELPNKGVEYADCTIVLGNEFTINTFKYARKPIYRVPISTTELYPFPEEKDFATSSKRFLWFGSNGAVHKGLDLVLEAFAEMPDYHLTICGPVSKELDFEKAFYQELYHTPNIHTYGWIDVSSTDFVKIANSCLGIIYPSCSEGGGGCVITCMHAGLIPIVTYEASVDVKDDYGVILKEASIAEIKKEIQKISSLPPADLKAMARRSWEFVRANHTREKYSQEYRRVITEIIDIFGKTKDLN; encoded by the coding sequence ATGATTGCTAATTTTTTGCATCGTCTAGGGTACTACTTCAATTTTATTGTTGGTAAAATTAGAGGTCGAATTAATCGTATTAAAGTTGCTTCTTTCAAGCCAGAAGGCATTGCCAAAGGAAACGCTCTAATTTCATATAACCTCGATCCATTTCTCGCCAAATCTTCTGAAGCAGTTTGCAATAAGCACACCCATCATTGGGAAACTGTGGAGATGGTAAAAATCTTGTTAGATTTAGGTTATTGCGTTGACGTTATTACCCTATTTAACGATTTATTCATACCCAAAAAAAAATATTCTATCGTACTCGATAGTCGGCACAATTTAGAAAGATTAGCTCCATTACTCGATCGGGACTGTATCAGAATTTTGTACGCCGATACAGCCCATATCATATTTCATAATGCGGCGGAATGCAATCGATTATATGCCTTGCAACAAAGAAGAGGTGTAACTTTACGCAATAACAGGTTTGAGCTACCGAATAAAGGAGTTGAGTACGCAGACTGTACTATTGTTTTAGGAAATGAATTTACGATTAATACCTTTAAATATGCTCGCAAACCGATATATCGCGTGCCAATTTCGACAACTGAACTTTACCCGTTTCCAGAAGAAAAAGATTTTGCTACCAGCAGCAAGCGGTTTTTATGGTTTGGTAGTAATGGAGCAGTTCATAAAGGGTTAGATCTGGTTTTAGAAGCTTTTGCAGAAATGCCAGATTACCACTTAACTATTTGCGGTCCAGTGAGCAAAGAGCTAGATTTTGAAAAAGCCTTTTATCAAGAACTTTATCACACTCCTAACATTCATACTTATGGATGGATCGATGTTAGTAGTACTGACTTTGTAAAAATTGCTAATTCTTGTCTCGGCATTATTTATCCTTCGTGTTCTGAGGGTGGTGGCGGTTGTGTAATTACCTGTATGCACGCTGGTTTAATCCCAATTGTGACTTACGAAGCTAGTGTAGATGTCAAAGATGATTATGGAGTGATTTTAAAAGAAGCTTCCATAGCAGAAATTAAAAAAGAGATTCAGAAAATCTCTAGTCTACCTCCAGCCGACTTAAAGGCAATGGCACGGCGATCGTGGGAATTTGTGAGGGCAAATCATACACGGGAGAAGTACTCTCAGGAATATCGTAGGGTGATAACAGAAATTATTGATATTTTTGGAAAAACAAAGGATTTAAATTAG
- the hepC gene encoding heterocyst development glycosyltransferase HepC, giving the protein MSTSKAGTMPNSSTIERERQANQILRYKLRWRQQYLVVNLASTTRKMYHSVLDSQAWLVDRLKLSSLKGVCLDPALGEAEIELWAEACAQANKTAFVRLPAQLKRAKQRNVFGGKLQEFLNRAIAALLILLLSPVLLALLCISCWRSPNPFTCDRQWYVSQQGKLFRLYKFQLIATANSKRRDNDAQHESKNLLERYGRSQLEDLDRWLRRYHFDRLPKLFNALRGEIGIVERRDLTLEQVVRLSLDKKPLDKKPLLETRHQEPQSERSIEKLHSV; this is encoded by the coding sequence ATGTCAACATCTAAAGCTGGAACTATGCCTAATAGCTCTACTATCGAGCGAGAGCGCCAAGCTAATCAAATTTTGCGCTACAAACTGAGGTGGCGACAACAATATCTAGTTGTCAATTTAGCATCAACAACAAGAAAAATGTATCATTCCGTGCTTGACAGTCAGGCATGGTTGGTAGATCGTTTAAAGCTGTCATCGTTAAAGGGAGTTTGCCTCGATCCTGCACTTGGGGAGGCAGAGATCGAACTATGGGCTGAGGCGTGCGCTCAGGCAAACAAAACAGCATTTGTGCGCTTACCAGCTCAACTGAAAAGAGCCAAGCAACGCAATGTGTTTGGTGGAAAATTGCAGGAGTTCCTCAACCGAGCGATCGCGGCTCTGTTAATTTTATTGCTCAGTCCCGTGCTACTCGCATTGCTTTGTATATCCTGCTGGCGATCGCCAAACCCATTCACCTGCGATCGGCAGTGGTACGTGAGCCAGCAAGGTAAGCTATTCAGACTATACAAATTTCAATTAATCGCAACAGCCAATTCTAAACGACGAGACAACGATGCACAGCACGAGTCAAAAAATCTGCTGGAGCGTTACGGACGCTCTCAACTCGAAGATTTGGATCGATGGCTGCGTAGATATCATTTCGATAGACTGCCGAAGCTATTCAATGCTTTGCGAGGAGAGATCGGGATTGTCGAACGACGCGATCTGACTCTGGAGCAGGTAGTAAGGCTAAGTTTAGACAAAAAACCACTTGACAAAAAGCCGCTTTTAGAAACGCGACACCAAGAACCACAGTCCGAACGCAGCATAGAAAAATTGCACTCGGTGTGA
- a CDS encoding NAD-dependent epimerase/dehydratase family protein: MSQSDYDLDYDKEDESIAQIVEVKMSDALAELAGKRVLVTGASGFLGSHLCDRLCQNGAEVHAISRTERTTDNELLYWWQGNVEDVEVVQNLFQKIQPQIVFHLSGLITGVAGLELVLPTFHSLVVSTVNILTVATQRQCDRVVTIGSLEEPEPKQGEIAPISPYSAAKWASVAYSRMFHHLYQTPVVLVRPFMTYGPRQPIHKIIPAVTLSLLQGEAPKLASGRREVDWIYVDDVIDGMLAAARVPGVEGHTFDLGSGNLVSIRSLVEQLTQIINPQIEPLFGALPDRPVEKVRVANIALTSDKLGWQPKMSLEAGLVSTVNWFRQQLKAERT; encoded by the coding sequence ATGAGTCAATCTGACTACGATCTAGACTATGACAAAGAAGATGAATCTATTGCCCAAATAGTTGAAGTTAAAATGAGTGATGCGCTGGCGGAATTAGCGGGAAAGAGAGTTTTAGTTACAGGTGCGAGTGGATTTTTGGGTTCTCATTTGTGCGATCGCCTATGTCAAAATGGTGCGGAAGTTCATGCTATTTCTCGCACAGAACGCACGACAGACAATGAGTTGCTGTATTGGTGGCAAGGCAATGTGGAAGATGTGGAAGTCGTGCAAAACCTATTTCAGAAAATTCAACCCCAGATTGTCTTTCATTTATCTGGACTGATTACTGGTGTTGCTGGTTTAGAGTTGGTATTGCCCACATTTCACAGCTTAGTAGTGAGTACTGTCAATATCTTGACAGTTGCGACTCAAAGGCAGTGCGATCGCGTCGTCACGATCGGATCGTTAGAGGAACCAGAACCAAAACAAGGTGAAATTGCGCCAATTTCACCCTATTCTGCTGCTAAGTGGGCTAGTGTCGCTTACAGCCGCATGTTTCACCATCTCTACCAAACACCTGTCGTTCTCGTACGTCCGTTTATGACCTACGGACCCAGGCAACCCATTCATAAAATTATTCCTGCCGTTACCCTATCTCTACTTCAAGGCGAAGCTCCCAAACTAGCCAGTGGTAGGCGAGAAGTTGACTGGATTTACGTTGATGATGTGATCGACGGTATGCTAGCGGCAGCAAGAGTACCTGGGGTTGAAGGACATACCTTCGATCTGGGGTCGGGCAATTTAGTTTCTATTCGTTCGCTGGTAGAACAACTGACGCAAATAATTAACCCACAAATAGAACCTTTATTTGGTGCTTTACCCGACCGACCAGTAGAAAAAGTGCGAGTAGCAAACATAGCTTTGACTTCAGATAAATTAGGCTGGCAGCCTAAAATGTCTTTAGAAGCAGGTTTAGTTTCTACAGTTAATTGGTTTCGTCAGCAGTTAAAAGCTGAGCGTACTTAA
- a CDS encoding glycosyltransferase family 2 protein: protein MSTNITAPESLVSVIIPTYNRPEYLRKAIASAVSQTYRNIEVIVSDDCSPENPQAIIDEFQDPRIRLRRNPQNLGIALNVTSAFKEAKGKYVASLNDDDLWNEDYLAKLVPYLDANPELVVAFCDHYVIDSEDKIDYLKTEENTRYWQRSRLKEGIYQPFYELSVVDQSVFIALATVIRRDAIDWDSIPLEVGLFWDLYLAYLACRSGKGAYYYPERLTRYRIHPQSETQISGKKNVQAKIRTGKAGIFCYEQFIADERLQHFRPYFRAKLAQSHTTLGIGLMRSGQIAAARPHFWKAIQYQLNLRTVAALTLSFTPGSIVKLLKV, encoded by the coding sequence ATGTCTACCAATATAACAGCGCCAGAATCGTTAGTTAGTGTTATTATTCCTACCTACAACCGCCCAGAATATTTAAGAAAAGCGATCGCGAGTGCGGTAAGCCAAACATATCGGAACATCGAAGTAATTGTATCTGACGATTGCAGTCCTGAAAATCCTCAAGCAATTATTGACGAGTTTCAAGATCCCCGGATTCGGTTACGTCGCAATCCACAGAACTTAGGCATTGCATTAAATGTCACGAGTGCATTTAAAGAAGCAAAAGGCAAGTATGTTGCGAGTTTAAATGATGACGATCTGTGGAATGAAGATTATTTAGCAAAACTCGTACCGTATCTCGATGCTAATCCAGAATTAGTTGTCGCTTTTTGCGATCATTACGTGATTGACTCAGAGGATAAAATCGATTATCTAAAAACTGAGGAAAATACGCGGTATTGGCAGCGATCGCGGCTGAAAGAAGGAATTTATCAACCTTTTTACGAGTTGAGTGTGGTCGATCAGTCCGTATTCATCGCCCTAGCAACTGTCATCCGTAGAGATGCGATCGATTGGGATAGCATCCCGCTGGAAGTGGGATTGTTTTGGGATCTCTACTTGGCATATCTTGCTTGTCGATCTGGTAAGGGTGCTTACTACTATCCCGAAAGATTGACGCGCTACCGCATTCACCCCCAATCAGAGACGCAAATCAGCGGCAAAAAAAACGTGCAGGCGAAGATTCGCACGGGTAAAGCAGGAATCTTTTGTTACGAGCAATTCATAGCAGACGAGCGTTTACAACATTTTCGCCCGTATTTTAGAGCCAAACTAGCACAATCTCACACGACTTTGGGAATTGGTCTGATGCGGTCTGGACAAATTGCGGCAGCACGCCCCCATTTCTGGAAAGCAATCCAATACCAACTCAACTTGCGTACTGTAGCTGCACTGACCCTGAGCTTTACGCCTGGGTCAATCGTCAAGCTATTAAAAGTTTAA
- a CDS encoding glycosyltransferase family 2 protein, whose product MMISVLIPTYRRSQDLARCLVALQQQARPADEVLVVVRDSDTETWQLLAGLDPHALPLRTVKVSVPGVVAAMNAGVDVAKGEIIAITDDDAAPHADWLERIEAHYLADEKVGGVGGRDRMHYGVQLVEGQSHIVGRLQWFGRAIGNHHLGVGNAREVDILKGVNSSYRRSAIAHIRFDERMRGTGAQVHHELMLCLTLKRAGWKLIYDPAIVVDHYLGQRFDEDRRNQFNAIAFSNMTYNETLSLLEHLSPIRRIAFAIWALLVGTRDAWGLVQLLRFLPSQGKLAWQKWLASMHGRWQAWLTWSNRDRSSEVWAQHL is encoded by the coding sequence ATGATGATTTCTGTTTTGATACCTACTTATCGCCGTTCGCAAGACTTGGCACGCTGTTTAGTGGCTTTACAACAGCAAGCTCGACCGGCGGATGAGGTGCTGGTGGTCGTCCGCGATAGCGATACGGAAACTTGGCAACTACTAGCAGGATTAGACCCTCATGCTTTACCATTGCGCACTGTTAAGGTGAGCGTCCCGGGGGTAGTAGCAGCCATGAATGCAGGCGTTGATGTAGCAAAAGGAGAGATTATTGCCATTACCGATGACGATGCCGCACCTCATGCCGATTGGTTGGAGCGGATAGAAGCTCACTATTTAGCAGATGAGAAAGTGGGTGGTGTTGGCGGACGCGATCGAATGCACTACGGGGTGCAGCTCGTCGAAGGTCAATCCCACATAGTCGGTCGATTGCAATGGTTTGGACGGGCGATTGGCAACCACCATCTTGGTGTGGGAAATGCCCGTGAAGTTGACATACTTAAAGGGGTAAACTCCAGTTATCGGCGTTCGGCGATCGCTCATATCCGCTTTGACGAGCGGATGCGGGGTACGGGGGCGCAGGTACATCACGAATTGATGTTGTGTCTAACTCTAAAACGGGCTGGCTGGAAGCTGATTTACGATCCCGCAATTGTCGTCGATCACTACCTCGGGCAGCGGTTTGATGAAGATCGGCGCAACCAGTTTAATGCAATTGCTTTCAGCAACATGACATATAATGAAACCTTATCTTTGCTGGAACACTTAAGCCCTATCCGGCGAATAGCCTTCGCGATCTGGGCGCTTTTAGTAGGAACGCGAGATGCCTGGGGTTTAGTACAGTTATTGCGGTTCTTGCCGAGTCAAGGAAAATTGGCGTGGCAAAAGTGGCTTGCCTCCATGCACGGGCGCTGGCAAGCTTGGTTAACTTGGAGCAATCGCGATCGCTCCTCAGAGGTATGGGCGCAGCATTTGTAA
- a CDS encoding O-antigen ligase family protein — MNSKQTLSTPAFGLQPAPAWMAIIGFVLITALCLVAASGIARYAVPLSAFVVGAFLYFRYPVFYVSFTWWIWFLTPLLARIVDFKSGWDAQRLMLVTPFLVSLLSGITLIRYLPKAYRQGGLPLILAFVAVLYGFLIGLVKNSPMAATRASLDWFTPILFGFHLFINWRDYPKLSKTIQQTFLWGVLVSGVYGVVQYLVAPMWDRFWIIETELVTNGRPEPLGIRVFSTMHSPFPFAVAMMAGLVLLFNTKGTLRIPASVGGYLAFLLSAVRAAWGGWLVALITLLTSMKARLQRRLIISILVMSVCVIPLATIEPFSEVINTRLQSFSEIQKDTSANDRAATYEQQLNLALSDFLGQGLGGMYATNSEGQLEQVILDSGVLDLFFTLGWFGAIPYLGGIVLIIYTLLQNSELRLDSFASAARAISIGVLVQMPLGNTIVSLAGMVFWCFVAMCLAARNYYQQQKWLQSTNMAGSREQ; from the coding sequence GTGAACTCTAAGCAAACACTTTCAACTCCTGCTTTTGGATTGCAACCAGCGCCAGCTTGGATGGCAATTATCGGATTTGTATTGATTACAGCACTGTGCTTAGTTGCTGCTAGCGGGATCGCGCGCTATGCTGTCCCACTGAGCGCTTTTGTTGTGGGTGCGTTTCTCTATTTTCGCTATCCTGTCTTTTACGTCAGCTTTACTTGGTGGATTTGGTTTCTTACGCCGTTGCTTGCCCGCATTGTCGATTTTAAGAGCGGCTGGGATGCGCAGCGTTTGATGTTGGTAACGCCTTTTCTCGTCTCGCTGTTGAGCGGGATTACTCTCATCCGCTATTTACCTAAAGCATATCGTCAAGGCGGCTTACCCTTGATCTTGGCTTTTGTCGCCGTACTCTATGGTTTTCTAATCGGATTGGTGAAAAATTCGCCTATGGCAGCAACGCGAGCGAGCCTGGACTGGTTCACACCAATTCTGTTTGGCTTCCATCTATTTATCAATTGGCGAGATTATCCCAAACTCAGTAAGACAATTCAGCAAACTTTCCTTTGGGGCGTGCTAGTTTCCGGTGTCTATGGTGTCGTGCAATACTTAGTTGCACCAATGTGGGATCGGTTCTGGATTATTGAAACAGAATTGGTGACAAATGGCAGACCAGAACCACTTGGCATTCGCGTGTTTAGTACCATGCATTCGCCCTTTCCTTTTGCCGTGGCAATGATGGCGGGTCTGGTGTTGTTATTTAACACGAAAGGAACTTTGCGTATCCCTGCTTCTGTAGGGGGGTATTTGGCTTTTCTGCTATCGGCAGTCAGAGCGGCATGGGGCGGGTGGCTAGTGGCACTTATCACCTTGCTGACTTCTATGAAAGCACGCCTACAGCGACGATTAATTATTTCCATCTTAGTGATGTCTGTGTGCGTGATCCCATTGGCAACGATCGAGCCTTTCTCAGAAGTCATTAATACTCGCTTGCAGTCCTTTTCAGAGATTCAAAAAGATACCAGTGCTAACGATCGCGCTGCTACCTACGAGCAACAGCTCAATCTTGCCCTATCTGATTTTCTGGGTCAAGGGTTGGGAGGGATGTACGCCACTAACAGTGAAGGTCAGTTAGAACAAGTTATCCTCGACAGTGGTGTTCTCGATTTGTTCTTCACCCTGGGTTGGTTTGGTGCGATCCCCTACTTGGGGGGCATCGTTCTCATTATCTATACGCTGCTGCAAAATTCCGAACTGCGGCTGGACTCTTTTGCTAGTGCTGCCCGTGCCATTAGTATTGGCGTTCTAGTTCAAATGCCACTGGGAAATACCATAGTTTCGCTCGCGGGTATGGTTTTTTGGTGCTTTGTGGCTATGTGTTTGGCAGCACGTAACTACTACCAGCAACAGAAGTGGTTGCAGTCAACGAATATGGCAGGGAGCAGGGAGCAGTGA
- a CDS encoding lipopolysaccharide biosynthesis protein, with translation MKAIRSRVQWVLNGRSSTAATLQTVMARILVLAANMGTGIITSRALEPQGRGEYNAIALWPQFLAYLLMLGLPAAIQYNFKRHPEKESELFSAALGLSAVLGLFAMTIGIVFMPRFLPQYSADVIRFAQWYMILAPIVLLTEIFFSILEANQKFTVVNQLRSLQPLFTLAILGVLASTAQLSPLTAALAYSVPGLPLFFWMWRYLWQRFRPRWKGLGSAYRLLVGYGIRAYGMNLLGTLAEKIDQALVVTMLSPASMGLYTLALSVSRMLGLFHSSTITVLLPKIAARPIEEVVALTGRAVRVSTAVTVVVALAVSIPIPFLIQLLYGDKFVEAVGVFRILSAEIAIGGAAWVLAQAFMAVGRPGALTVVEAISVLVTVPLLLILIPIYGLEGAGWSLLISTVFRLVCLLAGYPLLLKVRPPGLIATRKDIDFLRQVFLHQ, from the coding sequence ATGAAAGCAATCAGAAGTCGAGTTCAGTGGGTTTTGAACGGACGAAGCTCTACTGCTGCAACTTTGCAGACAGTCATGGCAAGGATACTCGTGCTAGCCGCCAACATGGGGACTGGAATCATTACATCTAGAGCCTTGGAGCCGCAAGGAAGAGGTGAATATAATGCGATCGCCCTTTGGCCCCAGTTTTTAGCTTACCTCTTAATGTTGGGTTTACCAGCTGCCATACAATACAACTTCAAGCGTCATCCAGAGAAAGAATCGGAACTTTTTTCAGCAGCTCTTGGATTGAGCGCGGTACTGGGTCTATTTGCCATGACGATCGGCATCGTATTCATGCCACGGTTTCTTCCACAGTACTCGGCAGATGTGATTCGCTTTGCCCAATGGTACATGATTTTAGCTCCGATCGTCCTTTTGACAGAAATTTTTTTCTCAATCCTAGAAGCAAACCAAAAGTTTACCGTTGTCAATCAACTTCGTTCCCTACAACCGTTATTTACTCTAGCTATTTTGGGCGTGTTGGCATCGACCGCGCAGCTAAGTCCTTTGACTGCCGCTCTAGCCTACAGCGTACCTGGATTGCCTCTGTTTTTCTGGATGTGGAGATATTTATGGCAGCGCTTTCGCCCCCGTTGGAAAGGGTTAGGCAGTGCCTATCGATTGTTAGTCGGTTACGGCATTCGTGCTTATGGCATGAACTTACTAGGAACTCTAGCTGAGAAGATCGATCAAGCATTAGTGGTGACTATGCTATCTCCTGCTTCGATGGGTCTGTATACGCTAGCTTTGAGTGTCTCTCGAATGCTTGGTTTATTCCACAGTTCGACGATTACCGTCTTGCTACCCAAAATTGCCGCACGTCCGATTGAAGAGGTAGTGGCTTTAACTGGACGAGCAGTCCGTGTCAGTACGGCTGTCACTGTAGTCGTTGCCCTAGCGGTTTCAATCCCAATTCCTTTTTTGATTCAATTGCTTTATGGTGACAAATTTGTCGAGGCTGTTGGTGTTTTTCGCATTCTCAGCGCAGAGATTGCGATTGGAGGCGCAGCTTGGGTTTTGGCTCAGGCTTTTATGGCTGTAGGTAGACCGGGAGCGCTAACGGTTGTAGAAGCAATCAGCGTGTTGGTGACTGTACCCCTTTTGTTAATACTCATTCCCATCTACGGATTAGAAGGTGCGGGCTGGTCATTGTTAATTTCGACTGTCTTTCGCCTAGTTTGCTTGCTTGCTGGCTACCCACTACTCTTGAAAGTACGTCCTCCTGGTTTGATTGCGACTAGAAAAGATATAGATTTTTTACGGCAGGTATTTTTACATCAGTGA
- a CDS encoding PIG-L deacetylase family protein: MTSKQRVQEIINRIKVIVGLHLRNLTSYLLFLWIVVGKSKPLTLSQKSAIVFAPHQDDETLGCGGAIALKRQQGIPVKVVFMTDGRYGFLDRKETTEVINFRKKEAIIALNALGVADSEIIFLDQIDGTLANSIGESRQNLVEQIVQLLQQTAPGEVYVPHRKDFHADHEATYDLVRTAIAQSGMQIELLQYPIWIFWQNPLSFQLQGRDLDGAYRLSINSVRDRKHQAIETYQSQIPGLSRGFLQRFFSPYELFFKE, from the coding sequence ATGACTAGTAAGCAAAGAGTACAAGAAATCATCAACAGAATAAAAGTTATCGTCGGCTTGCACCTAAGAAATCTAACTTCTTATTTGTTGTTTTTATGGATTGTGGTGGGGAAAAGCAAACCTCTAACGCTTAGCCAGAAATCGGCGATCGTTTTTGCGCCTCACCAAGATGATGAAACTTTAGGCTGTGGTGGCGCGATCGCCCTCAAACGCCAGCAGGGAATCCCAGTGAAAGTGGTGTTTATGACTGACGGACGCTATGGTTTCCTCGATCGCAAGGAAACAACAGAAGTTATTAACTTCCGTAAAAAAGAAGCCATAATTGCGCTTAATGCTCTTGGAGTTGCGGATTCAGAGATTATTTTTCTCGACCAAATCGACGGCACTTTGGCGAACTCGATCGGTGAATCACGCCAAAACTTAGTCGAGCAGATCGTTCAATTGTTACAACAAACTGCACCAGGGGAAGTGTACGTTCCTCATCGCAAAGATTTTCACGCCGATCACGAAGCAACTTACGATCTAGTCCGTACGGCGATCGCCCAGTCTGGAATGCAGATAGAGCTACTACAATATCCCATTTGGATCTTCTGGCAAAATCCTCTGTCATTTCAACTTCAAGGGAGAGATCTCGACGGCGCTTATCGACTATCGATTAATTCCGTTCGCGATCGAAAACATCAAGCTATAGAAACTTATCAATCACAGATTCCCGGTCTCAGTCGTGGTTTCTTACAACGGTTTTTTTCGCCATACGAATTATTCTTCAAAGAATAA